Proteins found in one Mixophyes fleayi isolate aMixFle1 chromosome 8, aMixFle1.hap1, whole genome shotgun sequence genomic segment:
- the LOC142099241 gene encoding flavin-containing monooxygenase 5-like — protein MVKRIAVIGAGSSGLPAIKCCLDEGLEPTCFERSEDIGGLWRFKEVPEDGRASIYNSVIINTSKEMMGYSDYPIPEDYPNYMHNSKVLSYFRQYAEHFHLLKYIQFKTSVCNIQKRPDFITTGQWDVVTETEGKQQTHVFDAILVCTGHHTNANLPLHSFPGIENFRGKYFHSRDYKSADPFKDKRVIVVGIGNTAVDLVVELSTVAKQVFLSTRRGAWLLNRVCDNGFPLDVVLFTRFYSILQDAFPSLANNYLEKKLNSRVDHENFGLKPQHRVLSQHPTISDDLPNRIISGKVLVKTNVKRFTETDAIFEDGSVEKDIDFVIFATGYSFSFSYFDDSVIKVENNEVPLYKMVFPPHLEKPTVACIGYVQPIGAIMPVAEIQARWATRVFKGLKQVPPMNEMIAEINKKKQDLQKRYVKSERHTIQVDYVLYMDEIAEEIGCKPNMMRLLLSDPKLAWEMFFGPCTPYQYRLCGPGQWKDSRKAILTQHDRIVKPTKTRVLNNDSAHSVFPFAFKLLGILIVFAAIYISM, from the exons GAAGTCCCTGAAGACGGCAGAGCCAGTATTTACAATTCTGTTATCATAAATACATCTAAGGAGATGATGGGCTATAGTGATTACCCAATCCCTGAGGACTACCCAAATTATATGCATAATTCCAAAGTGCTATCTTATTTCCGTCAATATGCAGAGCACTTTCACCTCTTGAAATATATACAATTCAAG ACCTCTGTTTGCAACATTCAGAAACGTCCAGATTTTATCACCACTGGTCAGTGGGACGTTGTCACAGAGACTGAAGGAAAACAGCAGACACATGTCTTTGATGccatactggtctgtactggtcATCACACCAATGCAAATTTACCACTTCATTCTTTTCCAG GTATTGAGAATTTCAGAGGTAAATATTTTCACAGTCGTGACTACAAATCAGCAGACCCCTTCAAGGACAAAAGAGTTATAGTGGTTGGTATTGGAAACACAGCAGTTGACCTTGTTGTGGAGCTCAGCACTGTAGCTAAACAG GTATTCCTAAGCACCAGGAGAGGAGCGTGGCTACTGAACCGTGTTTGTGACAATGGCTTCCCACTGGATGTAGTCCTCTTCACTCGTTTCTATAGCATACTTCAGGATGCATTTCCGTCTTTGGCAAACAACTACCTGGAGAAAAAATTAAACTCCAGGGTTGACCACGAAAACTTTGGCCTAAAACCTCAGCACAG GGTTCTCAGCCAGCACCCAACAATTAGCGATGATCTCCCCAATCGCATTATCTCTGGCAAAGTACTGGTGAAGACTAATGTGAAACGGTTTACAGAGACAGATGCCATATTTGAAGACGGATCAGTAGAGAAAGACATTGACTTTGTCATTTTTGCCACAGGATATAGTTTCTCATTTTCTTACTTTGATGATTCTGTTATAAAGGTGGAAAATAACGAAGTGCCTTTGTATAAAATGGTATTTCCTCCGCATTTGGAAAAGCCAACCGTTGCTTGCATTGGCTACGTCCAACCTATTGGTGCTATAATGCCTGTTGCTGAGATTCAGGCTCGCTGGGCAACAAGAGTTTTTAAAG GTCTAAAGCAAGTGCCACCCATGAATGAAATGATTGCTGAAATAAACAAGAAAAAGCAAGACCTGCAGAAAAG GTATGTGAAAAGTGAGCGTCATACCATACAAGTGGATTATGTGTTATACATGGATGAAATTGCAGAGGAGATAGGCTGTAAGCCTAATATGATGCGCTTATTGCTGTCAGATCCTAAGCTAGCCTGGGAGATGTTCTTTGGCCCATGCACACCATACCAGTACCGCTTGTGTGGACCAGGACAATGGAAGGATTCCAGGAAAGCCATATTAACTCAGCATGACCGTATCGTCAAGCCCACAAAAACACGTGTCCTAAATAATGACTCTGCTCACAGTgtatttccttttgcttttaagCTCTTAGGCATACTGATTGTATTTGCCGCCATATATATCTCAATGTAA